In Mustela nigripes isolate SB6536 chromosome 10, MUSNIG.SB6536, whole genome shotgun sequence, one DNA window encodes the following:
- the MPC2 gene encoding mitochondrial pyruvate carrier 2, whose protein sequence is MSAAGARGLRATYHRALDKVELLLPEKLRPLYNHPAGPRTVFFWAPIMKWGLVCAGLADMARPAEKLSTAQSAVLMATGFIWSRYSLVIIPKNWSLFAVNFFVGAAGASQLFRIWRYNQELKAKANK, encoded by the exons ATGTCGGCCGCCGGCGCCCGGGGCCTTCGGGCCACCTACCACCGGGCCCTGGACAAGGTGGAGCTGCTGCTGCCGGAGAAACTGAGGCCGCTGTACAACCACCCGGCAG gtccCAGAACAGTTTTTTTCTGGGCTCCAATTATGAAATGG GGCTTGGTGTGTGCTGGCTTGGCTGACATGGCCAGACCTGCTGAGAAACTCAGCACAGCTCAATCTGCTGTTTTGATGGCCACag GGTTTATTTGGTCAAGATACTCACTTGTAATTATCCCAAAAAACTGGAGTCTGTTTGCTGTTAATTTCTTTGTGGGGGCAGCAGGAGCGTCTCAGCTCTTCCGTATTTGGAG ATATAACCAAGAACTAAAAGCTAAAGCAAACAAGTAA